The following are from one region of the Syngnathus acus chromosome 10, fSynAcu1.2, whole genome shotgun sequence genome:
- the LOC119128241 gene encoding uncharacterized protein LOC119128241 isoform X2, translating to MAKVVNVYHHHRKALVFQHVSELNFVQDAAELAKNLTLLRQRSWRLQQRMEELNERVQQQAEELWRAEVMVWEVAFWWTWT from the exons ATGGCGAAGGTCGTGAACGTCTACCATCATCATCGGAAGGCCCTGGTCTTCCAACATG TGTCGGAGCTTAATTTCGTGCAAGACGCTGCTGAGCTGGCGAAGAACTTGACTTTGCTGCGGCAACGATCTTGGCGGCTGCAGCAGCGGATGGAGGAGCTGAATGAACGTGTCCAGCAGCAGGCGGAAGAGCTGTGGAGGGCTGAGGTGATGGTCTGGGAGGTGGCCTTCTG GTGGACGTGGACATGA
- the LOC119128241 gene encoding fibrinogen alpha chain isoform X1 codes for MAKVVNVYHHHRKALVFQHVSELNFVQDAAELAKNLTLLRQRSWRLQQRMEELNERVQQQAEELWRAEVDVDMKLRACRGSCRVAVPFNIDHDAYWTLRGDAAQFDHRRSKQASPPRDIPQIKLRPVLVGPPPSKEYKQIPIVRSELLTQFEDIGQNQLFVEKSENDKPQES; via the exons ATGGCGAAGGTCGTGAACGTCTACCATCATCATCGGAAGGCCCTGGTCTTCCAACATG TGTCGGAGCTTAATTTCGTGCAAGACGCTGCTGAGCTGGCGAAGAACTTGACTTTGCTGCGGCAACGATCTTGGCGGCTGCAGCAGCGGATGGAGGAGCTGAATGAACGTGTCCAGCAGCAGGCGGAAGAGCTGTGGAGGGCTGAG GTGGACGTGGACATGAAGCTGCGAGCATGTAGGGGTTCCTGCAGGGTGGCGGTGCCATTCAACATCGACCATGATGCTTATTGGACACTTCGGGGCGATGCAGCTCAATTTGACCATCGGAGATCGAAGCAGGCTTCACCTCCAAGAGATATCCCACAAATCAAACTGCGGCCTGTGCTTGTGGGCCCGCCTCCATCCAAAGAGTACAAGCAGATCCCGATCGTGCGGAGCGAACTGCTTACCCAGTTTGAGGACATTGGACAAAATCAGCTATTTGTGGAAAAGTCTGAAAATGACAAACCTCAAGAATCCTAA